Proteins from one Deinococcus actinosclerus genomic window:
- a CDS encoding enolase C-terminal domain-like protein: MSAPTVARVEGIPFRLPLTSALAWGAHSALSAAEHVLVRVTLSDGTVGQAEATPRPTIYGETTASVLGILAQLEVGLSGTVITDEAGLNRVRNSVVNNHTARGALDMALHDARARAQGLTLFDTLLGPNTRVRPSFILGIAPPEEMLAEARRVVAAGVRCLKVKVGREHERDLRVIRELRAEFGPEVLLYADSNETLTPQSAPAALDAMREAGLMYVEEPLPARNLRARAELHAQGRLPIVADDSCFTPADLERELDFDTFDVLNVKTARNGFTDGLQMLRRAAAAGKRGMVGSQASTGLGTIHAALLSTRAEVTEPCELSFVLKLQDDLLTGGIGFRDGWLDVTSMRELAVDEVKLSRYRLS, encoded by the coding sequence GTGAGCGCCCCGACGGTCGCGCGGGTGGAGGGCATTCCCTTCCGGCTGCCGCTCACGTCCGCGCTGGCGTGGGGGGCGCACTCGGCCCTGAGTGCCGCCGAGCACGTCCTCGTGCGCGTGACCCTCTCGGACGGAACGGTGGGGCAGGCCGAGGCCACGCCGCGCCCCACCATCTACGGCGAGACGACCGCGAGCGTGCTGGGCATCCTGGCCCAGCTGGAGGTGGGGTTAAGCGGCACGGTGATTACGGACGAGGCCGGGCTGAACCGGGTGCGGAACAGCGTGGTGAACAACCACACGGCGCGCGGCGCGCTCGATATGGCGCTGCATGACGCCCGCGCCCGCGCGCAGGGCCTGACCCTGTTCGACACGCTGCTGGGCCCGAACACGCGGGTGCGGCCCAGTTTCATCCTGGGGATCGCCCCCCCGGAGGAGATGCTGGCCGAGGCGCGGCGCGTGGTGGCGGCGGGGGTGCGCTGCCTGAAGGTGAAGGTGGGCCGCGAGCACGAGCGCGACCTGCGCGTGATCCGCGAGCTGCGCGCCGAATTCGGCCCTGAGGTGCTGCTGTACGCCGACAGCAACGAGACCCTGACGCCGCAGTCAGCCCCGGCGGCGCTGGACGCCATGCGCGAGGCGGGGCTGATGTACGTCGAGGAACCGCTGCCCGCCCGGAACCTGCGGGCGCGGGCCGAGCTGCACGCGCAGGGGCGGCTGCCGATCGTGGCAGACGACTCGTGCTTCACGCCCGCGGACTTGGAGCGCGAACTGGACTTCGACACCTTCGACGTGCTGAACGTGAAGACCGCCCGCAACGGCTTCACGGACGGCCTGCAGATGCTGCGCCGGGCGGCGGCGGCGGGCAAGCGCGGCATGGTGGGCTCGCAGGCCAGCACGGGGCTGGGTACCATCCACGCGGCGCTGCTCTCGACCCGGGCCGAGGTGACCGAGCCGTGCGAGCTGAGTTTTGTGCTGAAGTTGCAAGACGACCTGCTCACCGGCGGGATCGGGTTCCGGGATGGCTGGCTGGATGTGACTTCTATGAGAGAACTGGCAGTGGATGAGGTGAAGCTGAGCCGCTACCGCCTTTCATGA